A single region of the Rhodopirellula bahusiensis genome encodes:
- a CDS encoding DUF1583 domain-containing protein has protein sequence MLSPSDRYEYLLSWVTPTISHPGFRVTADFSAAGAPNWVRASDRDGAEYSEHPTIVSPAVDLIRLARQLESSDALRRRITNCPATSPRMKRNQLTLLALIAMQQGDAARAEQHLEHLVEAVRTDESISDEIGYETLLLADEAARSNPSSLAVRELVLFVILARQKDYVRPAWIRHLVAARAKMDGSTAEGSLGHEVSPQWYIASRERAFEHGNAFPLPSPIIGTGHYRNLWNYGDEYLFYQSPLRGSFTIDALATGFGYQEAELMVGGYWAGLVFDHEQCLTGNIREELSRHNIGRPLTDTGSYGYLRTRVDVRDGTATTSISGRTIHQQPIADSADPWVAIRTNYRIQGGVDNLRISGNPVIPDSLEMIDSEELLGWYDYFQAPGKTDHPLANWSAEIGTEIGSSVIREISDPQVTRLPNGSHDEHLLRYMRPMVENGTIEYEFWYEPGKTMAHPALGRNCFLIREDGVGLHRLTDGRFDRSELRPGNERSIDAQSGSPPPLQSNAWNQLSLSRRGDQIRLHLNGVLICESKIEPSTVPPSFGLFHFADQTSLRVRNPRWEGDWPKELPSRDAQQLAAKTESFLKWTSTNPGEEMRHRFDGSSMMTGSFAQPHGDPTRTVNATDRGLVVRQSSDAGFRGAYVAPTIEVGGDFDVIVSYDQFQCDSLLERVGSVRVRVIADSIGSDEAMIQRVEDRRNAHLIQCMKMFTTEGNQRRRYFGQVPCDGDSGRMKLSRRGDTIHYSAADGESDYFYYLGKESFVVDDLVRLGIQLGVDIEGPAGKVSGRFTEMYVRAEHLGGNTGIDEIATIQSLNQNVAQLPDSFSHDFTESPQTRTAFSHWGNSIKSDEGLKVTSPGTDDWTSAGLAFPNAIAGDFDISLEFATVKFPKPAKDQNTQVLLEVELSDKDRTQISATLTKTDENTVAAQALARMKYDGRFLYQVIGNQAIDDVNVLRVVRRGSQVFCVAGHGPGQSESIIGTMVTSQLPIDPNNVRVMLHTGGVGRTSQMIVQSIRVKAANIASVRPYGIIQSSTPVSQPEIPNEP, from the coding sequence ATGCTGTCCCCTTCGGATCGTTATGAGTACTTGCTTTCATGGGTGACCCCAACGATCAGTCATCCCGGATTTCGGGTGACCGCGGATTTCTCAGCGGCTGGCGCGCCGAATTGGGTGCGCGCGAGCGACAGAGACGGAGCTGAGTATTCCGAACACCCAACGATTGTTTCTCCGGCTGTCGATTTGATCCGATTGGCGAGACAGCTTGAATCGTCGGACGCGTTACGTCGGCGAATTACCAATTGCCCAGCCACATCGCCACGGATGAAACGCAATCAACTCACGCTACTCGCTTTGATTGCTATGCAACAAGGCGATGCGGCGCGTGCGGAACAGCATTTAGAACATCTGGTAGAGGCGGTTCGAACGGATGAGTCAATTTCGGACGAAATCGGATACGAAACTTTACTGCTCGCAGACGAAGCGGCTCGATCAAACCCTTCCAGCCTTGCGGTTCGCGAACTCGTTTTGTTCGTCATTCTTGCTCGTCAGAAGGATTACGTTCGTCCCGCTTGGATTCGACATTTGGTTGCGGCGCGAGCGAAAATGGACGGATCAACAGCGGAAGGCTCGTTGGGGCACGAAGTGAGTCCTCAGTGGTACATCGCGAGTCGTGAACGAGCCTTTGAACACGGCAATGCGTTCCCGCTTCCATCCCCAATCATTGGTACCGGTCACTATCGCAACTTGTGGAACTACGGTGACGAGTATCTCTTTTATCAATCGCCGCTGCGTGGTTCGTTTACGATTGACGCGCTCGCGACAGGGTTCGGCTACCAGGAGGCTGAACTGATGGTTGGTGGATACTGGGCTGGCCTCGTTTTCGACCATGAACAATGCCTCACTGGCAATATTCGCGAGGAACTTAGCCGCCATAACATCGGGCGGCCTCTCACGGACACTGGTAGCTATGGGTATCTGCGTACAAGAGTGGACGTCCGCGACGGCACTGCAACCACGTCAATCAGTGGCCGAACAATTCACCAGCAGCCGATCGCAGATTCGGCCGATCCGTGGGTTGCGATTCGTACGAACTACCGTATCCAAGGTGGCGTGGATAACTTGAGGATCTCGGGCAATCCCGTTATTCCAGATAGTCTCGAGATGATTGATTCCGAAGAACTGCTGGGTTGGTATGACTACTTTCAAGCACCTGGGAAAACCGATCATCCGCTCGCCAATTGGTCCGCTGAAATTGGCACGGAGATTGGTTCGTCGGTCATCCGTGAAATCTCAGATCCACAGGTCACTCGGCTTCCCAATGGGAGTCATGACGAGCATCTTCTACGTTATATGCGGCCGATGGTTGAGAACGGTACTATCGAATATGAGTTTTGGTACGAGCCCGGCAAAACAATGGCGCACCCGGCGCTCGGCCGAAACTGTTTTTTGATCCGTGAAGACGGAGTTGGCTTGCATCGGCTGACCGACGGCAGGTTCGATCGAAGTGAATTACGTCCCGGAAACGAACGGAGCATTGACGCGCAGTCCGGGTCGCCCCCTCCGCTGCAGTCAAACGCGTGGAACCAACTGAGCCTCTCGCGTCGCGGTGATCAGATCCGGCTGCATCTGAACGGCGTTTTGATTTGTGAGTCCAAAATAGAACCGTCAACCGTGCCACCGTCTTTCGGCTTATTTCACTTCGCCGACCAAACTTCGCTGCGCGTCCGCAATCCGCGATGGGAAGGAGATTGGCCAAAGGAGCTTCCTTCCAGGGATGCACAACAGTTGGCTGCAAAGACCGAGAGCTTTCTCAAATGGACGTCGACCAATCCTGGGGAAGAAATGCGGCACCGGTTTGATGGATCTTCAATGATGACAGGATCGTTCGCGCAACCGCACGGCGACCCGACGAGAACAGTCAACGCGACCGATCGGGGTTTGGTGGTCAGGCAGTCGAGCGACGCCGGTTTTCGCGGTGCCTACGTGGCTCCGACGATCGAAGTGGGCGGCGACTTCGACGTTATCGTGTCATACGATCAATTTCAATGTGATTCGTTGCTCGAACGGGTCGGCAGCGTTCGCGTCCGGGTCATAGCCGACTCCATCGGCAGCGATGAGGCGATGATCCAAAGAGTCGAAGATCGTAGAAATGCGCACTTGATTCAGTGCATGAAGATGTTCACCACCGAGGGCAACCAACGGCGTCGCTATTTTGGTCAGGTTCCATGCGATGGAGATTCCGGAAGGATGAAGTTATCGAGACGTGGCGATACGATCCACTACTCGGCGGCCGATGGCGAATCCGACTATTTCTACTATCTGGGGAAAGAGTCATTCGTTGTCGACGATCTGGTTCGATTGGGGATTCAGCTCGGCGTGGACATTGAAGGCCCGGCAGGAAAAGTTAGCGGTCGATTCACTGAAATGTACGTTCGTGCCGAACATCTTGGCGGAAACACCGGGATCGACGAAATTGCAACCATCCAATCTTTGAACCAAAACGTCGCTCAACTGCCAGATTCGTTCTCACACGACTTCACCGAATCACCCCAAACAAGAACAGCGTTTTCCCACTGGGGAAACTCTATCAAGTCGGACGAAGGACTAAAAGTCACTTCGCCGGGAACGGATGATTGGACTAGCGCTGGGCTTGCTTTTCCAAATGCCATCGCGGGTGATTTTGATATCTCACTTGAATTCGCAACGGTCAAATTTCCAAAACCTGCCAAAGACCAAAATACACAAGTTCTTTTAGAAGTCGAATTGAGTGACAAAGACCGGACACAGATCAGCGCAACCTTGACAAAAACTGACGAAAACACTGTCGCCGCACAGGCGCTTGCGAGAATGAAGTACGACGGACGTTTTCTGTACCAAGTCATCGGCAATCAAGCCATCGACGACGTGAACGTTCTTCGTGTCGTGCGTCGTGGATCGCAAGTTTTCTGTGTCGCGGGACACGGTCCCGGTCAATCCGAGTCGATCATCGGTACCATGGTGACTTCGCAACTGCCGATCGATCCGAACAACGTTCGCGTGATGCTGCATACCGGTGGCGTGGGCCGAACGTCGCAGATGATCGTTCAATCAATCCGAGTGAAAGCGGCAAACATAGCAAGTGTCCGACCATATGGAATCATCCAGTCTTCGACACCAGTATCTCAGCCCGAAATACCGAATGAGCCGTGA